One region of Centropristis striata isolate RG_2023a ecotype Rhode Island chromosome 3, C.striata_1.0, whole genome shotgun sequence genomic DNA includes:
- the rereb gene encoding arginine-glutamic acid dipeptide repeats protein isoform X2 encodes MDDLFSPRRSLNSTQGEIRVGPSHQAKLPELQPRPSSGLQTQTDGEELMWTPGVNDCDLLMYLRAARSMAAFAGMCDGGSTEDGCLAASRDDTTLNALNMLHASHYDAAKALQRLVKKPLPKLIEKCWSEDDVKRFIKGLRQYGKNFFRIRKDFLPSKKTGELITFYYHWKKTPEAAGTRAYRQQRRQPSSRKAKTRSAAVPVTPSRNYPVDASSASEDDLDSEDSEQEVKSCSHCGTTSSKDWHQGRRDNPLLCTSCRTYENKHGCLPPAPKSAGAPFMFKPVKEEEEVNSKHGMRTRRSRAPLSSLRSGHRRLTGSPTSEDQQSSSQPSPSGTNNSLRSSSTDNKNESNKKTNKKIKEEVTSPKTTKRVRESPAQEPDEPEKVTPKRPKTQDPRGSRSEGEAEVEEESSSESRSAQDDGSSDTKDIDQDNRSSSPSIPSPQQGNESDSDSSAQPNGAPSEPVAPAAVLADTPVPQVLPSRPITPQPMQSAPPADPAQSPPPPSPDPPQSAAGRPQPTSHPLAAPPPLPSALGQDSPLSPAFQVPPALSSAQPLQPLGPSPQAPQRPPPFFRESQLPQPPLSGPQIKPPPTTPIPPSHKQLPQQSATPFPQMPSNLPPPPALKPLNSLPSPHPPGAPPPPLQLMPQPLPMPSIPTQLPVISQVQTHPGKSMTSSHSPAAASHPLTSVTSSVIGPIPSLQPSFPPLPLRPSPSSTAGGSQIQIKEEPLDEIEEVESPPPPPRSPSPEPTIVNMASHASQSARFIKHLDRGYNSCARTDLFFTPLSSSKLAKKREEAVEKSRREAELSARQEREREKDREREREREADRNARASSSSHDSRMSDVQMTVQSHGRPSFEQPPTTVAAVPPYIGPDTPALRTLSEYARPHVMSPTNRNHPFYVSLSPGDPLLAYHMPGLYSAEPSLRERELRNLRERELRERMKPGFEVKPPDMETLHPSANPMEHFARHGAIGLPHIPGPPHHFAPFHPGLNHLERERMALAGPQLRPELSYAERLTAERLHAERMASVATDPATRLQMLNVTPHHHQHSHIHSHLHLHQQDPLGQGSSPHPLVDPLAPGPRLARFPFPGGPIPNPLLSDIPHDHEMLRHPLFGAAYPRELQGPIPQMSAAHQLQAMHAQSAELQRMAMEQQWLHGHHLHGGPLPSQEDYYSRLKKEGDKPS; translated from the exons GAGCATGGCGGCGTTTGCAGGGATGTGTGATGGTGGATCCACAGAGGATGGATGTTTAGCAGCCTCCCGTGATGACACCACACTCAACGCACTCAACATG CTACACGCAAGTCATTATGATGCAGCGAAAGCTCTCCAGCGTCTGGTGAAGAAACCGCTGCCGAAGCTCATTGAGAAATGCTGGTCGGAGGATGATGTG AAACGCTTCATCAAAGGCCTGAGACAGTATGGAAAAAATTTCTTCCGCATCCGGAAAGACTTTCTGCCCAGCAAAAAGACT GGAGAGCTGATCACTTTCTATTACCACTGGAAGAAAACTCCTGAGGCTGCAGGAACGAGAGCTTATCGACAGCAGCGCCGGCAGCCGTCCTCCCGCAAAGCAAAGACTCGCTCTGCGGCAGTTCCTGTCACCCCATCGCGAAACTATCCAG TGGATGCAAGTTCTGCCAGTGAGGATGATCTTGATAGTGAAGACAGTGAGCAGGAAGTCAAGAGCTGTAGCCACTGTGGTACAACAA GTTCTAAGGATTGGCACCAGGGCCGAAGAGACAACCCGTTGCTGTGCACGTCTTGTCGCACATATGAAAACAAACATGGATGTCTCCCGCCAGCTCCGAAATCTGCAGGCGCTCCATTCATGTTTAAACCTgttaaagaggaagaagaggtgaACAGCAAGCATGGCATGAGGACGCGGCGCAGCAGAGCACCT CTGTCATCTTTAAGAAGCGGCCACAGGAGGCTCACAGGCTCCCCCACCAGTGAGGATCAGCAGTCCAGCAGCCAGCCCTCCCCGAGTGGAACTAATAACTCTTTGAGATCGTCTTCCACAGATAATAAGAACGAATCCAACAAGAAGACGAACAAG AAGATAAAAGAGGAGGTGACATCACCAAAGACAACAAAGCGTGTTCGGGAGAGTCCTGCTCAGGAGCCTGACGAGCCTGAAAAAGTTACACCTAAAAGGCCGAAGACACAG GATCCACGGGGCTCGCGGTCAGAGGGAGAGGCCGAGGTCGAGGAGGAAAGCTCTTCAGAAAGCCGCAGTGCTCAGGACGACGGCAGCAGTGACACCAAAGACATCGATCAGGACAACCGCAGCTCCTCTCCCAGCATTCCCAGCCCTCAGCAGGGCAACGAGAGCGACTCTGACTCGTCTGCCCAGCCGAACGGCGCGCCATCGGAGCCTGTtgctcctgctgctgtgttGGCCGACACACCAGTCCCACAGGTCCTGCCCTCTCGACCCATCACTCCTCAGCCGATGCAAAGCGCTCCTCCTGCTGATCCTGCTCagagcccccctcctccttctccagaCCCCCCTCAGTCAGCTGCAGGTCGACCACAGCCCACCTCTCACCCTCTGGCTGCTCCACCACCTCTGCCGTCAGCACTGGGTCAGgactctcctctttctccagcGTTTCAGGTCCCGCCTGCTCTCAGCTCTGCACAGCCTCTGCAGCCCCTCGGCCCGTCACCTCAGGCCCCCCAGCGACCGCCACCCTTCTTCAGGGAGTCTCAGCTCCCCCAGCCTCCACTGTCCGGCCCACAAATCAAGCCTCCTCCTACTACTCCAATTCCACCGTCACACAAACAGCTGCCACAACAGTCCGCTACACCTTTCCCTCAGATGCCCTCAAacctcccccctcccccggcTCTAAAGCCGCTCAACTCTCTGCCCAGTCCGCATCCTCCAGGtgcccctcctccccctctccagCTCATGCCGCAGCCTTTGCCAATGCCGTCGATTCCCACCCAACTTCCAGTGATCTCTCAGGTGCAGACCCACCCTGGAAAAAGCATGACATCCTCTCACTCTCCTGCTGCCGCCTCACACCCGCTCACCTCCGTTACATCCTCTGTTATCGGCCCCATCCCGAGCCTCCAACCATCATTCCCACCTCTTCCTCtgagaccctcaccaagctcCACGGCAGGAGGATCACAAATTCAGATTAAAGAAGAGCCACTGGACGAGATAGAAGAGGTTGAGAGCCCACCACCTCCGCCTCGGAGCCCCTCCCCAGAGCCCACCATCGTCAACATGGCGAGCCATGCCAGCCAGTCTGCACG CTTCATCAAACATTTGGATCGCGGTTACAACTCCTGTGCCAGAACAGACCTGTTCTTCACTCCACTTTCATCCTCCAAGCTGGCCAAGAAAAGAGAGGAGGCTGTGGAGAAGTCCAGGAGGGAGGCTGAGCTCAGTGCTCGACAAGAacgtgaaagagagaaagacagagagcgagagagagaaagagaggcggACAGAAACGCT AGAGCCTCCAGCTCCTCCCACGACAGTCGCATGAGTGACGTTCAGATGACGGTCCAGAGCCACGGACGGCCCTCCTTTGAGCAGCCGCCCACCACTGTAGCTGCTGTGCCCCCGTACATTGGCCCTGATACACCTGCTCTGCGCACCCTCAGTGAATACGCCCGACCGCATGTCATGTCGCCCACCAACCGTAACCATCCTTTCTACGTGTCACTGAGTCCTGGCGACCCTTTGCTGGCTTATCACATGCCTGGCCTGTACAGCGCCGAGCCCAGTCTCAGGGAGCGTGAGCTCAGGAACCTCCGAGAGAGGGAGCTCCGCGAGAGGATGAAGCCGGGCTTCGAGGTCAAGCCCCCAGACATGGAAACATTACACCCCTCAGCCAACCCAATGGAGCACTTTGCCCGACACGGGGCCATCGGTCTTCCCCACATTCCAGGGCCCCCCCACCACTTCGCACCCTTCCATCCCGGGCTGAACCACCTGGAGCGGGAGAGGATGGCGCTGGCGGGGCCTCAGCTGCGCCCGGAGCTGAGTTACGCAGAGCGACTCACTGCAGAGCGGCTTCACGCAGAGAGGATGGCGTCTGTGGCAACCGACCCTGCTACCAGGCTGCAGATGCTCAATGTGACACCGCATCATCACCAGCACTCTCACATTCACTCACACCTGCACCTGCACCAACAGGATCCCCTCGGTCAAG GTTCAAGTCCTCATCCTCTGGTGGACCCACTGGCACCAGGACCGCGTTTGGCCCGCTTCCCCTTCCCTGGGGGCCCGATCCCCAACCCTTTACTCAGTGATATTCCTCATGATCATGAGATGCTCCGCCACCCGCTGTTTG GAGCCGCGTATCCACGAGAGCTGCAGGGCCCCATTCCTCAGATGTCCGCTGCTCACCAGCTCCAGGCCATGCATGCTCagtctgcagagctgcagaggaTGGCCATGGAGCAGCAGTGGCTGCATGGGCATCACCTGCATGGAGGCCCTCTACCGAGTCAGGAAGATTATTACAG cCGTCTGAAGAAAGAAGGTGACAAGCCATCTTGA
- the rereb gene encoding arginine-glutamic acid dipeptide repeats protein isoform X1, with protein MDDLFSPRRSLNSTQGEIRVGPSHQAKLPELQPRPSSGLQTQTDGEELMWTPGVNDCDLLMYLRAARSMAAFAGMCDGGSTEDGCLAASRDDTTLNALNMLHASHYDAAKALQRLVKKPLPKLIEKCWSEDDVKRFIKGLRQYGKNFFRIRKDFLPSKKTGELITFYYHWKKTPEAAGTRAYRQQRRQPSSRKAKTRSAAVPVTPSRNYPVDASSASEDDLDSEDSEQEVKSCSHCGTTSSKDWHQGRRDNPLLCTSCRTYENKHGCLPPAPKSAGAPFMFKPVKEEEEVNSKHGMRTRRSRAPQLSSLRSGHRRLTGSPTSEDQQSSSQPSPSGTNNSLRSSSTDNKNESNKKTNKKIKEEVTSPKTTKRVRESPAQEPDEPEKVTPKRPKTQDPRGSRSEGEAEVEEESSSESRSAQDDGSSDTKDIDQDNRSSSPSIPSPQQGNESDSDSSAQPNGAPSEPVAPAAVLADTPVPQVLPSRPITPQPMQSAPPADPAQSPPPPSPDPPQSAAGRPQPTSHPLAAPPPLPSALGQDSPLSPAFQVPPALSSAQPLQPLGPSPQAPQRPPPFFRESQLPQPPLSGPQIKPPPTTPIPPSHKQLPQQSATPFPQMPSNLPPPPALKPLNSLPSPHPPGAPPPPLQLMPQPLPMPSIPTQLPVISQVQTHPGKSMTSSHSPAAASHPLTSVTSSVIGPIPSLQPSFPPLPLRPSPSSTAGGSQIQIKEEPLDEIEEVESPPPPPRSPSPEPTIVNMASHASQSARFIKHLDRGYNSCARTDLFFTPLSSSKLAKKREEAVEKSRREAELSARQEREREKDREREREREADRNARASSSSHDSRMSDVQMTVQSHGRPSFEQPPTTVAAVPPYIGPDTPALRTLSEYARPHVMSPTNRNHPFYVSLSPGDPLLAYHMPGLYSAEPSLRERELRNLRERELRERMKPGFEVKPPDMETLHPSANPMEHFARHGAIGLPHIPGPPHHFAPFHPGLNHLERERMALAGPQLRPELSYAERLTAERLHAERMASVATDPATRLQMLNVTPHHHQHSHIHSHLHLHQQDPLGQGSSPHPLVDPLAPGPRLARFPFPGGPIPNPLLSDIPHDHEMLRHPLFGAAYPRELQGPIPQMSAAHQLQAMHAQSAELQRMAMEQQWLHGHHLHGGPLPSQEDYYSRLKKEGDKPS; from the exons GAGCATGGCGGCGTTTGCAGGGATGTGTGATGGTGGATCCACAGAGGATGGATGTTTAGCAGCCTCCCGTGATGACACCACACTCAACGCACTCAACATG CTACACGCAAGTCATTATGATGCAGCGAAAGCTCTCCAGCGTCTGGTGAAGAAACCGCTGCCGAAGCTCATTGAGAAATGCTGGTCGGAGGATGATGTG AAACGCTTCATCAAAGGCCTGAGACAGTATGGAAAAAATTTCTTCCGCATCCGGAAAGACTTTCTGCCCAGCAAAAAGACT GGAGAGCTGATCACTTTCTATTACCACTGGAAGAAAACTCCTGAGGCTGCAGGAACGAGAGCTTATCGACAGCAGCGCCGGCAGCCGTCCTCCCGCAAAGCAAAGACTCGCTCTGCGGCAGTTCCTGTCACCCCATCGCGAAACTATCCAG TGGATGCAAGTTCTGCCAGTGAGGATGATCTTGATAGTGAAGACAGTGAGCAGGAAGTCAAGAGCTGTAGCCACTGTGGTACAACAA GTTCTAAGGATTGGCACCAGGGCCGAAGAGACAACCCGTTGCTGTGCACGTCTTGTCGCACATATGAAAACAAACATGGATGTCTCCCGCCAGCTCCGAAATCTGCAGGCGCTCCATTCATGTTTAAACCTgttaaagaggaagaagaggtgaACAGCAAGCATGGCATGAGGACGCGGCGCAGCAGAGCACCT caGCTGTCATCTTTAAGAAGCGGCCACAGGAGGCTCACAGGCTCCCCCACCAGTGAGGATCAGCAGTCCAGCAGCCAGCCCTCCCCGAGTGGAACTAATAACTCTTTGAGATCGTCTTCCACAGATAATAAGAACGAATCCAACAAGAAGACGAACAAG AAGATAAAAGAGGAGGTGACATCACCAAAGACAACAAAGCGTGTTCGGGAGAGTCCTGCTCAGGAGCCTGACGAGCCTGAAAAAGTTACACCTAAAAGGCCGAAGACACAG GATCCACGGGGCTCGCGGTCAGAGGGAGAGGCCGAGGTCGAGGAGGAAAGCTCTTCAGAAAGCCGCAGTGCTCAGGACGACGGCAGCAGTGACACCAAAGACATCGATCAGGACAACCGCAGCTCCTCTCCCAGCATTCCCAGCCCTCAGCAGGGCAACGAGAGCGACTCTGACTCGTCTGCCCAGCCGAACGGCGCGCCATCGGAGCCTGTtgctcctgctgctgtgttGGCCGACACACCAGTCCCACAGGTCCTGCCCTCTCGACCCATCACTCCTCAGCCGATGCAAAGCGCTCCTCCTGCTGATCCTGCTCagagcccccctcctccttctccagaCCCCCCTCAGTCAGCTGCAGGTCGACCACAGCCCACCTCTCACCCTCTGGCTGCTCCACCACCTCTGCCGTCAGCACTGGGTCAGgactctcctctttctccagcGTTTCAGGTCCCGCCTGCTCTCAGCTCTGCACAGCCTCTGCAGCCCCTCGGCCCGTCACCTCAGGCCCCCCAGCGACCGCCACCCTTCTTCAGGGAGTCTCAGCTCCCCCAGCCTCCACTGTCCGGCCCACAAATCAAGCCTCCTCCTACTACTCCAATTCCACCGTCACACAAACAGCTGCCACAACAGTCCGCTACACCTTTCCCTCAGATGCCCTCAAacctcccccctcccccggcTCTAAAGCCGCTCAACTCTCTGCCCAGTCCGCATCCTCCAGGtgcccctcctccccctctccagCTCATGCCGCAGCCTTTGCCAATGCCGTCGATTCCCACCCAACTTCCAGTGATCTCTCAGGTGCAGACCCACCCTGGAAAAAGCATGACATCCTCTCACTCTCCTGCTGCCGCCTCACACCCGCTCACCTCCGTTACATCCTCTGTTATCGGCCCCATCCCGAGCCTCCAACCATCATTCCCACCTCTTCCTCtgagaccctcaccaagctcCACGGCAGGAGGATCACAAATTCAGATTAAAGAAGAGCCACTGGACGAGATAGAAGAGGTTGAGAGCCCACCACCTCCGCCTCGGAGCCCCTCCCCAGAGCCCACCATCGTCAACATGGCGAGCCATGCCAGCCAGTCTGCACG CTTCATCAAACATTTGGATCGCGGTTACAACTCCTGTGCCAGAACAGACCTGTTCTTCACTCCACTTTCATCCTCCAAGCTGGCCAAGAAAAGAGAGGAGGCTGTGGAGAAGTCCAGGAGGGAGGCTGAGCTCAGTGCTCGACAAGAacgtgaaagagagaaagacagagagcgagagagagaaagagaggcggACAGAAACGCT AGAGCCTCCAGCTCCTCCCACGACAGTCGCATGAGTGACGTTCAGATGACGGTCCAGAGCCACGGACGGCCCTCCTTTGAGCAGCCGCCCACCACTGTAGCTGCTGTGCCCCCGTACATTGGCCCTGATACACCTGCTCTGCGCACCCTCAGTGAATACGCCCGACCGCATGTCATGTCGCCCACCAACCGTAACCATCCTTTCTACGTGTCACTGAGTCCTGGCGACCCTTTGCTGGCTTATCACATGCCTGGCCTGTACAGCGCCGAGCCCAGTCTCAGGGAGCGTGAGCTCAGGAACCTCCGAGAGAGGGAGCTCCGCGAGAGGATGAAGCCGGGCTTCGAGGTCAAGCCCCCAGACATGGAAACATTACACCCCTCAGCCAACCCAATGGAGCACTTTGCCCGACACGGGGCCATCGGTCTTCCCCACATTCCAGGGCCCCCCCACCACTTCGCACCCTTCCATCCCGGGCTGAACCACCTGGAGCGGGAGAGGATGGCGCTGGCGGGGCCTCAGCTGCGCCCGGAGCTGAGTTACGCAGAGCGACTCACTGCAGAGCGGCTTCACGCAGAGAGGATGGCGTCTGTGGCAACCGACCCTGCTACCAGGCTGCAGATGCTCAATGTGACACCGCATCATCACCAGCACTCTCACATTCACTCACACCTGCACCTGCACCAACAGGATCCCCTCGGTCAAG GTTCAAGTCCTCATCCTCTGGTGGACCCACTGGCACCAGGACCGCGTTTGGCCCGCTTCCCCTTCCCTGGGGGCCCGATCCCCAACCCTTTACTCAGTGATATTCCTCATGATCATGAGATGCTCCGCCACCCGCTGTTTG GAGCCGCGTATCCACGAGAGCTGCAGGGCCCCATTCCTCAGATGTCCGCTGCTCACCAGCTCCAGGCCATGCATGCTCagtctgcagagctgcagaggaTGGCCATGGAGCAGCAGTGGCTGCATGGGCATCACCTGCATGGAGGCCCTCTACCGAGTCAGGAAGATTATTACAG cCGTCTGAAGAAAGAAGGTGACAAGCCATCTTGA